In one window of Micromonospora cathayae DNA:
- a CDS encoding peptidoglycan recognition protein family protein: MRVPGVPFVQGRNAYTDRDGLKYGIAIHATDNNATAAQEADYATRRTDGVSAHFYVDATTIIQSLDTDARAGHAGSGTGNENAIAIEITGTDGSSRQWWLDNVAWDRLAGVAAILCRAYGIAPRRATVAEMRTNPRVRAFYGHNDMRLAWGGTTHTDPGPNFPWDHLLATVSAAIDDSEEDMTPAQFLAILQDPAVARTMRALPWQYVGGGIPANYSTLKVLNDTFVNTQTLIGRNISEEVVRGVLATLTPEAIAAAIPPDLAAKVADELARRLAT, encoded by the coding sequence GTGAGAGTCCCCGGAGTGCCGTTCGTCCAGGGCCGCAATGCCTACACCGACCGGGACGGTCTGAAGTACGGCATCGCGATCCACGCGACCGACAACAACGCCACCGCCGCACAGGAGGCGGACTACGCCACCCGGCGGACCGACGGCGTCAGCGCCCACTTCTACGTCGACGCCACGACGATCATCCAGTCGCTGGACACCGACGCCCGCGCCGGCCACGCCGGTTCGGGTACCGGCAACGAGAACGCGATCGCCATCGAGATCACCGGGACGGACGGTAGCTCCCGCCAGTGGTGGCTCGACAACGTCGCCTGGGACCGGCTCGCCGGGGTGGCGGCGATCCTCTGTCGGGCATACGGCATCGCGCCGCGCCGCGCGACCGTCGCCGAGATGAGGACGAACCCCCGGGTCCGTGCCTTCTACGGCCACAACGACATGCGCCTGGCCTGGGGCGGCACCACACACACCGACCCCGGCCCGAACTTCCCGTGGGACCACCTGCTGGCCACCGTTTCGGCGGCCATCGACGACAGTGAGGAAGACATGACACCTGCCCAGTTCCTGGCGATCCTTCAGGACCCCGCCGTGGCCCGCACCATGCGCGCCCTGCCGTGGCAGTACGTCGGCGGGGGCATCCCCGCCAACTACTCCACCCTGAAGGTGCTCAACGACACCTTCGTGAACACCCAGACCCTGATCGGCCGCAACATCAGCGAAGAGGTGGTCCGGGGGGTGCTGGCGACGCTGACGCCGGAGGCCATCGCCGCCGCGATCCCGCCCGACCTGGCCGCGAAGGTCGCCGACGAACTGGCCCGCCGACTCGCCACCTGA
- a CDS encoding DUF7594 domain-containing protein encodes MRFLRALGISVCSTVLVGVGLVAPVAAQDLSTSVFPASQDAYVNAASPGTNYNSQLQLVVAGSPDRLSYLTFAVTGLTKPVTHARLRMETRTVDYAGSPQGGHVFRVASTWSESTVTYATRPTLLDNAEVTHFGAVAAGRVYEADVTVAVTGNGVISFGIVSTNPNGAYYTSRESGIVGPRLIVYSGTPGTAETTLLAAGDIADCRTPWDEATAGILDVEPGTVAALGDLAYERGTSEEFAACYTPSWGRHRARTRPAVGNHEYLTPGATPYWNYFGAAAGPVGKGWYSYTVDTWHVVVLNSNCSEVGGCGVGSEQERWLRADLAAHSARCTLAYWHHPLFASGNRTYPQLRPLYQALYDAGAEVVLNAHNHQYERFAPQDPTGAADPVRGIRQFIVGTGGRVLTPDFGTVAPNSEVRNGAVYGVLRLTLLPTEYRWRFLAPTGHSFSEAGTSTCH; translated from the coding sequence ATGCGATTCCTCAGGGCACTCGGTATCAGCGTCTGCTCCACCGTCCTCGTCGGCGTCGGGCTCGTCGCACCGGTCGCCGCCCAGGATCTGAGCACGTCTGTCTTCCCGGCCAGCCAGGACGCGTACGTCAACGCGGCCTCGCCCGGCACCAACTACAACAGCCAGCTACAACTGGTGGTCGCCGGCAGCCCGGACCGGCTCAGCTACCTGACCTTCGCGGTCACCGGCCTCACCAAACCGGTCACCCATGCCCGGCTACGGATGGAGACCCGGACGGTCGACTACGCGGGGAGCCCGCAGGGCGGCCACGTGTTCCGGGTCGCCTCCACCTGGTCGGAGAGCACGGTCACCTACGCCACCCGCCCGACACTGCTGGACAACGCCGAGGTCACCCACTTCGGTGCGGTGGCGGCCGGCCGCGTCTACGAGGCCGACGTGACCGTAGCGGTCACCGGCAACGGGGTGATCAGCTTCGGCATCGTCTCCACCAACCCGAACGGGGCGTACTACACCAGCCGGGAGAGCGGCATCGTCGGTCCCCGGCTGATCGTCTACAGCGGCACCCCCGGCACGGCCGAGACGACACTGCTCGCCGCCGGCGACATCGCCGACTGCCGTACCCCATGGGACGAGGCGACCGCCGGAATCCTGGACGTCGAACCGGGCACCGTCGCGGCGCTCGGCGACCTGGCGTACGAACGCGGCACCTCCGAGGAGTTCGCCGCCTGCTACACCCCGAGTTGGGGACGCCACCGGGCCCGGACGCGACCGGCGGTCGGCAACCACGAGTACCTGACGCCGGGCGCGACCCCCTACTGGAACTACTTCGGGGCGGCGGCCGGCCCGGTCGGCAAGGGCTGGTACTCGTACACCGTCGACACCTGGCACGTGGTGGTGCTCAACTCGAACTGCTCAGAGGTAGGCGGATGCGGGGTCGGCTCCGAGCAGGAACGCTGGCTCCGCGCCGACCTCGCCGCCCACTCGGCCCGCTGCACGCTCGCCTACTGGCACCATCCCTTGTTCGCCTCCGGGAACCGGACCTACCCGCAGCTCCGGCCGCTGTACCAGGCGCTGTACGACGCCGGCGCGGAGGTCGTGCTCAACGCGCACAACCACCAGTACGAGCGCTTCGCCCCGCAGGACCCCACCGGCGCCGCCGACCCGGTGCGCGGCATCCGGCAGTTCATCGTCGGTACCGGAGGTCGGGTCCTGACACCGGACTTCGGCACCGTCGCGCCGAACAGTGAGGTCCGCAATGGCGCGGTGTACGGCGTGCTCCGGCTGACCCTGCTACCCACCGAGTACCGGTGGCGGTTCCTCGCGCCGACCGGTCACAGCTTCAGCGAGGCCGGCACCAGCACCTGCCACTGA
- a CDS encoding ABC transporter permease, translated as MADTTTRPKEAGVGAAAGYRPSATLPFWAEFRRQASRRRTQLALGFMVLLPLIILIAFQFDSGDDDDNGGGEFASLVEFATTGGLNFTLFTIFVSASFLLVVVVALFCGDTVASEASWGSLRYLLAIPVPRARLLTVKLLVALAYSGLALLTLAGTALLVGTLRYGWSPLRSLVAAELPPGEGLLRLLAVLGYLAVVLLVVAGLAFLLSVTTDAALGAVGGAVLLWILSSILDQITALGAIRDFLPTHYSTAWLGLLSTPVQTDDVVLGCISAICYATLFWGLAYWRFTRKDVTS; from the coding sequence ATGGCCGACACGACCACCAGGCCGAAGGAGGCGGGCGTCGGGGCCGCCGCCGGCTACCGCCCGTCGGCGACCCTGCCGTTCTGGGCCGAGTTCCGCCGGCAGGCGTCCCGCCGCCGGACCCAGCTGGCGCTCGGGTTCATGGTGCTGCTGCCGCTGATCATCCTGATCGCGTTCCAGTTCGACTCCGGGGACGACGACGACAACGGCGGCGGCGAGTTCGCCAGCCTGGTCGAGTTCGCCACCACCGGCGGGCTGAACTTCACCCTGTTCACCATCTTCGTGTCGGCGTCGTTCCTGCTGGTCGTGGTGGTGGCGCTGTTCTGCGGGGACACCGTGGCCAGCGAGGCGAGCTGGGGAAGCCTGCGCTACCTACTGGCGATCCCGGTACCCCGGGCCCGGCTGCTGACGGTGAAGCTGCTGGTCGCGCTGGCGTACTCGGGGCTGGCCCTGCTCACCCTCGCCGGTACCGCGCTGCTGGTCGGCACCCTCCGGTACGGCTGGTCGCCGCTGCGCAGCCTGGTCGCCGCCGAGCTGCCACCCGGCGAGGGGCTGCTGCGGCTGCTGGCCGTCCTCGGGTACCTCGCGGTCGTCCTGCTGGTGGTGGCCGGGCTGGCGTTCCTGCTGTCGGTGACGACGGACGCGGCGCTCGGCGCGGTCGGCGGGGCGGTGCTGCTGTGGATCCTGTCCAGCATCCTCGACCAGATCACCGCGCTCGGGGCGATCCGCGACTTCCTGCCCACCCACTACAGCACCGCCTGGCTGGGGCTGCTCTCCACGCCGGTGCAGACCGACGACGTGGTGCTCGGCTGCATCTCGGCGATCTGTTACGCCACCCTGTTCTGGGGCCTCGCCTACTGGCGCTTCACCCGCAAGGACGTGACGAGCTGA